In Isoptericola jiangsuensis, the following proteins share a genomic window:
- a CDS encoding Ppx/GppA phosphatase family protein encodes MSSTRVAAVDCGTNSIRLLVADVAPDGTLVELDRRMEIVRLGQGVDRTGELAPEALERTLAATREYAKVAGDLGATKVRFVATSATRDARNRDVFVAGVRAALGVEPEVVSGQEEALLSFRGATSGAASAHPGPYLVVDLGGGSTELVLGTSSPEAALSTDVGSVRLTERHLHSDPPTAAEVAAARADVDAALDAAAPVVPWGRTATLVGLAGSVTSVTAHALGLPTYQRDRVNGTVLTVSDTLAACDDLLSRTRAQRLDLGFMHPGRADVIGAGALVWARVVERVRDDVAAAGGALTHVVTSESDILDGIALSLA; translated from the coding sequence ATGAGCAGCACCCGCGTGGCCGCCGTCGACTGCGGCACCAACTCGATCCGACTCCTCGTGGCCGACGTGGCCCCCGACGGCACCCTCGTCGAGCTCGACCGGCGCATGGAGATCGTGCGGCTCGGCCAGGGTGTGGACCGCACCGGCGAGCTCGCGCCCGAGGCGTTGGAGCGGACCCTGGCGGCGACACGCGAGTACGCGAAGGTCGCCGGGGACCTGGGTGCGACGAAGGTCCGGTTCGTGGCGACGTCCGCCACCCGCGACGCCCGCAACCGCGACGTGTTCGTCGCGGGCGTGCGCGCCGCGCTGGGCGTCGAGCCGGAGGTCGTGTCCGGGCAGGAGGAGGCGCTGCTGTCGTTCCGCGGCGCGACCAGCGGCGCCGCGTCGGCCCACCCCGGCCCGTACCTCGTGGTGGACCTCGGCGGCGGCTCGACCGAGCTCGTCCTGGGGACGTCGTCGCCCGAGGCGGCGCTGTCGACGGACGTCGGGTCGGTGCGGCTCACGGAGCGGCACCTGCACTCCGACCCGCCCACCGCGGCCGAGGTCGCGGCGGCCCGCGCGGACGTCGACGCCGCCCTGGACGCCGCCGCCCCGGTGGTGCCGTGGGGCCGCACGGCGACCCTCGTGGGGCTGGCGGGTTCTGTGACGTCGGTGACGGCGCACGCGCTCGGGCTGCCGACCTACCAGCGGGACCGGGTCAACGGCACCGTCCTGACCGTGTCCGACACCCTCGCGGCGTGCGACGACCTGCTGTCCCGGACCCGCGCGCAGCGTCTCGACCTGGGGTTCATGCACCCGGGGAGGGCGGACGTCATCGGCGCGGGGGCGCTCGTGTGGGCGCGGGTCGTGGAGCGGGTGCGCGACGACGTCGCCGCCGCGGGTGGCGCGCTGACGCACGTCGTGACGAGCGAGAGCGACATCCTCGACGGCATCGCGCTGTCGCTGGCCTGA
- a CDS encoding DUF501 domain-containing protein: protein MTSTPATDDPTAVTAHDLEVLAEQLGREPRGVVGIAARCVCGRPLVVRTAPRLPDGTPFPTTYYLTHPGAVAAASRLEADGVMKEMSDRLTQDEELAAAYARAHEHYLAQRAELGHVEEIDGISAGGMPTRVKCLHVLMGHALAAGPGVNPLGDEALERVRDQWRPDRCSC from the coding sequence GTGACCTCCACGCCTGCCACCGACGACCCGACCGCCGTCACCGCCCACGACCTCGAGGTGCTCGCCGAGCAGCTCGGCCGCGAGCCGCGCGGTGTCGTCGGCATCGCCGCGCGCTGCGTGTGCGGGCGGCCCCTCGTGGTCCGCACCGCCCCGCGCCTGCCGGACGGCACGCCGTTCCCGACGACGTACTACCTGACGCACCCGGGTGCGGTGGCCGCGGCGTCCCGCCTGGAGGCGGACGGCGTGATGAAGGAGATGTCGGACCGGCTGACGCAGGACGAGGAGCTCGCGGCGGCCTACGCCCGGGCGCACGAGCACTACCTGGCGCAGCGTGCGGAGCTGGGGCACGTCGAGGAGATCGACGGGATCTCGGCGGGCGGCATGCCGACGCGCGTGAAGTGCCTGCACGTCCTCATGGGGCACGCGCTGGCCGCGGGGCCGGGCGTGAACCCGCTGGGCGACGAGGCGCTGGAGCGCGTCCGCGACCAGTGGCGTCCGGACCGCTGCTCGTGCTGA
- a CDS encoding FtsB family cell division protein, whose amino-acid sequence MPSRRPAAPNPRPSSRPSSRTSGRPGARAGGRTRSTGASKSTARTTAPRSTRRPSGPARDERRRSRLGLVLPEVLTVRLLVLGVVVLLAFVLILPTVRGAVQQQAQIDRLQAELDAHETERAALQDELDRWDDRSYVIQQARSRLNYVVPGDTVWRVVDADAIEGDDAADAGQSDAPTVAAAPTGAPWYEGLWESVQVTDRAAAPEDLPSPAVSPSAPADGDERDGAGDASPAPDGGE is encoded by the coding sequence GTGCCGTCCCGTCGTCCCGCCGCCCCGAACCCGCGCCCCTCGTCCCGGCCGTCGTCCCGGACGTCCGGGCGGCCGGGTGCCCGGGCCGGCGGCCGCACGCGGTCGACGGGCGCCTCGAAGAGCACGGCACGCACGACGGCGCCCCGCAGCACACGTCGTCCGTCGGGTCCGGCGCGGGACGAGCGGCGCCGCAGCCGGCTCGGCCTGGTGCTGCCCGAGGTCCTCACGGTCCGGCTGCTCGTGCTCGGCGTCGTCGTCCTGCTGGCGTTCGTGCTCATCCTGCCGACGGTGCGCGGCGCGGTGCAGCAGCAGGCGCAGATCGACCGCCTCCAGGCGGAGCTCGACGCGCACGAGACGGAGCGCGCCGCGCTCCAGGACGAGCTGGACCGGTGGGACGACCGGTCGTACGTCATCCAGCAGGCGCGCAGCCGCCTGAACTACGTGGTGCCCGGCGACACGGTGTGGCGGGTCGTCGACGCCGACGCGATCGAGGGCGACGACGCCGCGGACGCCGGGCAGAGCGACGCGCCGACGGTCGCGGCGGCCCCGACGGGGGCGCCCTGGTACGAGGGGCTGTGGGAGTCGGTGCAGGTCACCGACCGGGCGGCCGCGCCGGAGGACCTCCCGTCGCCCGCGGTGTCGCCGTCGGCGCCGGCCGACGGTGACGAGCGCGACGGTGCGGGCGACGCGTCGCCCGCCCCGGACGGGGGAGAATGA
- the eno gene encoding phosphopyruvate hydratase, with translation MASIEAVGAREILDSRGNPTVEVEIALDDGTFARAAVPSGASTGAFEAVERRDGDKGRYLGKGVEGAVNAVIDDIAPELIGYDAEEQRLIDQALIELDGTPNKGKLGANAILGVSLAVAKAAAKSSGLDLFRYVGGPNAHVLPVPMMNILNGGSHADSTVDFQEFMIAPIGASSFKEALRSGTEVYHALKSVLKSKGFSTGLGDEGGFAPDLPSNVAALDLILEAIEKAGFAPGSDIAIAMDVAATEFFKDGAYHFKNGEVHSTEDMIALYASMVANYPIVSIEDPLSEDEWGAWTQFVAEVGDKVQVVGDDLFVTNPERLARGIQEKSANSLLVKLNQIGTLTETLDAVTLAQRNGFTTMTSHRSGETEDTTIADLSVATNAGQIKTGAPARGERINKYNQLLRIEEALDDAGRYAGRSAFPRFQG, from the coding sequence GTGGCAAGCATCGAAGCCGTTGGCGCGCGCGAGATCCTGGACTCTCGCGGCAACCCCACCGTCGAGGTGGAGATCGCCCTCGACGACGGCACGTTCGCGCGTGCCGCGGTCCCGTCCGGCGCCTCGACCGGCGCGTTCGAGGCCGTCGAGCGTCGGGACGGCGACAAGGGCCGTTACCTGGGCAAGGGTGTCGAGGGTGCGGTCAACGCCGTCATCGACGACATCGCCCCCGAGCTCATCGGCTACGACGCCGAGGAGCAGCGCCTCATCGACCAGGCCCTCATCGAGCTCGACGGCACCCCGAACAAGGGCAAGCTGGGCGCCAACGCGATCCTGGGCGTCTCGCTCGCCGTCGCCAAGGCGGCCGCGAAGTCGTCCGGCCTGGACCTGTTCCGCTACGTCGGCGGCCCGAACGCCCACGTGCTGCCGGTCCCGATGATGAACATCCTCAACGGCGGCTCCCACGCGGACTCCACCGTCGACTTCCAGGAGTTCATGATCGCCCCGATCGGCGCGTCGTCCTTCAAGGAGGCGCTGCGCTCCGGCACGGAGGTCTACCACGCGCTGAAGAGCGTCCTGAAGTCGAAGGGGTTCTCCACCGGTCTCGGTGACGAGGGCGGCTTCGCCCCCGACCTGCCCTCCAACGTCGCGGCGCTCGACCTCATCCTCGAGGCCATCGAGAAGGCCGGGTTCGCCCCGGGCTCCGACATCGCCATCGCGATGGACGTCGCCGCCACCGAGTTCTTCAAGGACGGCGCGTACCACTTCAAGAACGGCGAGGTGCACTCGACCGAGGACATGATCGCGCTGTACGCGTCCATGGTCGCGAACTACCCGATCGTCTCCATCGAGGACCCGCTGTCCGAGGACGAGTGGGGCGCCTGGACGCAGTTCGTCGCCGAGGTGGGCGACAAGGTGCAGGTCGTCGGCGACGACCTGTTCGTCACCAACCCGGAGCGCCTCGCCCGCGGCATCCAGGAGAAGTCGGCGAACTCGCTGCTGGTCAAGCTCAACCAGATCGGCACCCTCACCGAGACGCTCGACGCCGTGACGCTCGCGCAGCGCAACGGCTTCACCACGATGACCTCGCACCGCTCCGGCGAGACCGAGGACACCACCATCGCCGACCTGTCGGTGGCCACGAACGCCGGTCAGATCAAGACCGGTGCCCCGGCCCGTGGCGAGCGCATCAACAAGTACAACCAGCTCCTGCGCATCGAGGAGGCCCTGGACGACGCCGGCCGCTACGCCGGTCGTTCGGCCTTCCCGCGTTTCCAGGGCTGA
- the ppdK gene encoding pyruvate, phosphate dikinase yields the protein MVYDLSEGGADMKPLLGGKGAGVAEMIRIGVPVPDGFTVTTQACVAAMEAGGVWPDGLWAEIEAHLDAFEERTGRRLGGAERPLLVSVRSGAVVSMPGMMDTILNLGISDESVVALAEESGSPRFAWDCYRRFLQMYGEVVEGVPAHAFSDEIAALKNRRGVEQDTDLTVEDLTELVGTFRTVARRHTGEDLPTDPREQLRRAVRAVFASWDTPRAGVYRRAHGIADDLGTAVNVMQMVFGNRGDTSATGVCFTRNPSTGAKELYGEFLVNAQGEDVVAGIRTPRPLAEMEQVLPGAYRELLDTMARLEQHYGDMQDIEFTVDDEHLYLLQTRTGKRTAAAALKVARDLVAEGVIDRATALRRLEPGQLDQLLHPGLDPDHGRTPLTRGLNASPGAGVGRLVFDADTAAERGAAGEPVVLVRWETTPDDIHGVIAAQAVVTSHGGMTSHAAVVARGMGKPCVAGAGDLRIDVEARTVSVGGTVLGEDDVVTVDGSTGAVYAGALDLVPPQVTDDFTEVLGWADDVRRLGVRANADTGPDAAKARELGAEGIGLCRTEHMFMDAARLPVVQAMILAEEPAERAAALDRLLPMQQADFEEIFTAMSGLPVTIRLIDPPLHEFLPDLVEQSLLVQRLEDAGTTGPELDDARTLLAHVKRLSEMNPMLGTRGVRLALLHPEIAQMQVRAIARAALAVRARGLDPHVEIMVPLVGFAEELRRMRDVVVSTWEQEVPAGDLPYSVGTMIELPRAALVADAVAEHADFFSFGTNDLTQTTVGISRDDAEGSFLHTYVDAGVVPDNPFASIDVDGVGELVRIGVAKGRTTTPGLKTGVCGEHGGDPASIALFHEIGLDYVSCSPYRVPIARLAAAQVALGD from the coding sequence ATGGTGTACGACCTGTCGGAGGGCGGCGCGGACATGAAGCCGCTGCTCGGCGGGAAGGGCGCGGGGGTCGCGGAGATGATCCGCATCGGTGTGCCGGTGCCGGACGGCTTCACGGTGACGACGCAGGCGTGCGTGGCCGCGATGGAGGCGGGCGGGGTGTGGCCGGACGGCCTGTGGGCGGAGATCGAGGCGCACCTGGACGCGTTCGAGGAGCGCACGGGGCGGCGGCTGGGGGGAGCGGAGCGGCCGCTGCTGGTGTCGGTGCGCTCGGGCGCGGTGGTGTCGATGCCGGGGATGATGGACACGATCCTCAACCTGGGAATCTCGGACGAGTCGGTGGTGGCGCTGGCCGAGGAGTCGGGGAGCCCGCGGTTCGCGTGGGACTGCTACCGGCGCTTCCTGCAGATGTACGGCGAGGTGGTCGAGGGCGTCCCGGCGCACGCGTTCTCGGACGAGATCGCGGCGCTGAAGAACCGGCGGGGCGTCGAGCAGGACACCGACCTCACCGTCGAGGACCTCACGGAACTGGTGGGGACGTTCCGCACGGTGGCGCGGCGGCACACGGGCGAGGACCTGCCGACGGACCCGCGCGAGCAGCTGCGCCGGGCGGTGCGGGCGGTGTTCGCGTCGTGGGACACCCCGCGGGCGGGGGTGTACCGGCGGGCGCACGGCATCGCCGACGACCTGGGCACGGCGGTGAACGTCATGCAGATGGTGTTCGGCAACCGGGGCGACACGTCCGCGACGGGGGTGTGCTTCACGCGGAACCCGTCGACGGGCGCGAAGGAGCTGTACGGGGAGTTCCTGGTGAACGCTCAGGGGGAGGACGTCGTCGCGGGCATCCGCACACCCCGTCCCCTCGCGGAGATGGAGCAGGTGCTGCCGGGCGCGTACCGCGAGCTGCTCGACACGATGGCGCGGCTGGAGCAGCACTACGGCGACATGCAGGACATCGAGTTCACGGTCGACGACGAGCACCTCTACCTGCTGCAGACCCGCACGGGGAAGCGCACGGCGGCGGCCGCGCTGAAGGTGGCGCGCGACCTCGTCGCCGAGGGCGTCATCGACCGGGCCACGGCGTTGCGCCGCCTCGAGCCCGGGCAGCTCGACCAGCTCCTGCACCCCGGCCTCGACCCCGACCACGGGCGGACGCCCCTGACGCGCGGGCTGAACGCGTCCCCGGGCGCGGGCGTCGGCCGGCTCGTGTTCGACGCCGACACCGCCGCCGAGCGGGGCGCCGCGGGCGAGCCGGTGGTGCTCGTGCGCTGGGAGACGACGCCGGACGACATCCACGGCGTCATCGCCGCGCAGGCGGTGGTGACGTCCCACGGCGGCATGACGTCGCACGCCGCGGTGGTGGCGCGCGGCATGGGCAAGCCGTGCGTGGCGGGCGCCGGCGACCTGCGCATCGACGTGGAGGCGCGCACCGTCTCCGTGGGCGGCACGGTGCTCGGCGAGGACGACGTCGTCACGGTCGACGGCTCGACGGGCGCGGTGTACGCCGGGGCGCTGGACCTCGTGCCCCCGCAGGTCACGGACGACTTCACGGAGGTGCTCGGCTGGGCCGACGACGTCCGCCGCCTCGGCGTGCGCGCCAACGCCGACACCGGCCCGGACGCCGCGAAGGCGCGCGAGCTCGGCGCGGAGGGCATCGGCCTGTGCCGCACCGAGCACATGTTCATGGACGCGGCCCGGCTGCCCGTGGTGCAGGCCATGATCCTGGCCGAGGAGCCCGCCGAGCGGGCCGCCGCCCTCGACCGTCTCCTGCCCATGCAGCAGGCCGACTTCGAGGAGATCTTCACGGCGATGTCGGGCCTGCCGGTCACGATCCGGCTCATCGACCCGCCCCTGCACGAGTTCCTGCCGGACCTCGTCGAGCAGTCGCTCCTCGTGCAGCGGCTGGAGGACGCCGGGACGACGGGGCCCGAGCTCGACGACGCCCGGACCCTCCTCGCGCACGTGAAGCGACTCAGCGAGATGAACCCCATGCTCGGCACGCGCGGCGTGCGGCTCGCGCTGCTGCACCCCGAGATCGCGCAGATGCAGGTGCGGGCCATCGCCCGGGCGGCGCTCGCGGTCCGGGCCCGGGGCCTTGACCCGCACGTCGAGATCATGGTGCCGCTCGTCGGGTTCGCCGAGGAGCTGCGGCGCATGCGCGACGTCGTCGTGTCGACGTGGGAGCAGGAGGTGCCGGCCGGGGACCTGCCGTACTCCGTCGGGACGATGATCGAGCTGCCGCGGGCCGCGCTCGTCGCGGACGCCGTCGCGGAGCACGCGGACTTCTTCTCGTTCGGCACGAACGACCTCACGCAGACCACGGTCGGCATCTCGCGGGACGACGCCGAGGGGTCGTTCCTGCACACGTACGTGGACGCGGGCGTGGTGCCGGACAACCCGTTCGCGAGCATCGACGTCGACGGTGTCGGGGAGCTGGTGCGTATCGGCGTCGCCAAGGGGCGGACCACCACGCCCGGCCTGAAGACGGGGGTGTGCGGGGAGCACGGCGGCGACCCGGCGTCCATCGCCCTGTTCCACGAGATCGGTCTCGACTACGTGTCCTGCTCGCCGTACCGCGTGCCGATCGCCCGCCTGGCCGCGGCGCAGGTCGCCCTCGGCGACTGA
- a CDS encoding pyruvate, water dikinase regulatory protein, whose protein sequence is MGRPERVVIHVVADSTGDTGARVARAVRAQYPGHELEIVRHPRLHSQDGLDDVVEQLRADPGPAVVFCTVVDEALHAQVLDRCAELGIPCADLLTPALDAVVARTGAAPTRVVQPVGLAADYFERIHAMEFAVANDDGHVSDESLREAQVVLVGASRTGKTPLSMYLGYLGFRTANVPLVAGVAPPGELFRVDGWKVVGLTIDPERLLAIRRRRVDLMGAGLADGGRLGGYADLARIFDELDEVARVQRRLGCPVLDTTSLALEEAAGRVIDLVTARRRAHTVLNEHLDMPTVPDAPVPDLPATSPASETEASDP, encoded by the coding sequence ATGGGCAGGCCGGAGCGGGTCGTCATCCACGTCGTCGCGGACTCGACGGGCGACACGGGTGCGCGGGTGGCACGGGCGGTGCGGGCCCAGTACCCGGGCCACGAGCTGGAGATCGTGCGGCATCCGCGGCTGCACAGCCAGGACGGCCTGGACGACGTGGTGGAGCAGCTGCGGGCGGACCCGGGGCCGGCGGTGGTGTTCTGCACGGTGGTGGACGAGGCCCTGCACGCGCAGGTGCTGGACCGGTGCGCGGAGCTGGGCATCCCGTGCGCTGACCTGCTGACGCCGGCCCTGGACGCCGTGGTGGCGCGCACGGGGGCGGCGCCGACGCGGGTGGTGCAGCCGGTGGGGCTGGCGGCGGACTACTTCGAGCGGATCCACGCGATGGAGTTCGCGGTGGCGAACGACGACGGCCACGTGTCGGACGAGAGCCTGCGGGAGGCGCAGGTGGTGCTGGTGGGCGCGTCGCGGACGGGCAAGACACCGTTGTCGATGTACCTGGGCTATCTGGGGTTCCGCACGGCGAACGTGCCGCTGGTGGCGGGCGTGGCACCCCCGGGCGAGCTGTTCCGGGTGGACGGGTGGAAGGTCGTGGGGCTGACGATCGACCCGGAGCGGCTGCTGGCGATCCGTCGTCGGCGGGTGGATCTCATGGGTGCGGGCCTGGCGGACGGTGGCCGCCTGGGCGGGTACGCGGACCTGGCGCGCATCTTCGACGAGCTGGACGAGGTGGCGCGGGTGCAGCGGCGGCTGGGGTGCCCGGTGCTGGACACGACGTCGTTGGCGCTGGAGGAGGCGGCGGGGCGGGTCATCGACCTGGTGACAGCGCGGCGTCGGGCCCATACAGTCCTGAACGAGCACCTCGACATGCCGACGGTCCCTGACGCGCCGGTACCCGACCTGCCGGCGACGTCGCCGGCGTCCGAGACGGAGGCGAGCGATCCATGA
- a CDS encoding DUF4190 domain-containing protein: MSQSPGVDPNVPPTQGFPPEGVSGVPGADRTQVISSVAPGATRALPAEDVVMQSAGSTQVFSTSAGPTRILGAVPDATQVVGSVSAPTEAFPAFRADATQVVGTVTPPTTSPDATPVVSAIEPERTQVVPAYAVEDWLPPGSTQVISAPGADATQVMPAQGGPSAPAEVRRTPVLPPSATHHGDHARYPGVGTAGSASSPTSPRRTPPPAPRQAYPSTPRSARPGHPPAAPVRPAPPAQQQPAWQTPSAQQPSSWPTSPPAQHGTGPSTTAPRAAHGPARPAPAQPPVAPQRAVPPLGTGPRAADRRRAAEPSRASGTEPTAVAAMVAAVVGFLVPLVGILAIVLGGIGADRARRRGTAGRRMARTATVLGSIQVVVTTAVVVGGLLLWNAVADDLRRGLDQIEGTSLPELSLPDLALDGLTGEWTLDDIGELVGTVGQVGELGDLADRCQTGDVTACDDLVGQIPDGLLPTP; the protein is encoded by the coding sequence ATGAGCCAGTCACCCGGGGTCGACCCGAACGTCCCTCCGACGCAGGGGTTCCCGCCGGAGGGCGTCTCCGGCGTACCGGGCGCGGACCGGACGCAGGTCATCTCGTCGGTGGCTCCCGGGGCCACCCGCGCCCTGCCCGCCGAGGACGTCGTCATGCAGAGCGCCGGGTCGACGCAGGTGTTCTCGACGAGCGCAGGGCCCACGCGGATCCTGGGGGCCGTGCCCGACGCGACGCAGGTGGTCGGGTCCGTGTCTGCTCCGACCGAGGCGTTCCCGGCGTTCCGAGCGGACGCGACCCAGGTGGTCGGGACCGTGACGCCGCCGACCACGTCGCCGGACGCGACCCCGGTGGTGTCGGCGATCGAGCCCGAGCGCACGCAGGTCGTGCCCGCCTACGCCGTCGAGGACTGGCTCCCGCCGGGATCCACGCAGGTGATCTCCGCACCTGGTGCCGACGCGACGCAGGTGATGCCCGCGCAGGGTGGGCCGTCCGCCCCGGCCGAGGTGCGACGGACACCGGTGCTCCCGCCGAGCGCCACCCACCACGGCGACCACGCCCGGTATCCCGGTGTCGGGACCGCGGGATCGGCCTCCTCCCCGACGTCCCCGCGGCGCACCCCGCCGCCCGCACCCCGGCAGGCGTACCCGTCCACCCCGCGGTCCGCGCGGCCGGGCCACCCGCCCGCCGCCCCCGTCCGGCCAGCCCCTCCCGCGCAGCAGCAGCCGGCGTGGCAGACGCCCTCGGCCCAGCAGCCGTCCTCCTGGCCGACGTCCCCGCCGGCGCAGCACGGAACCGGCCCGTCCACGACGGCGCCCCGCGCCGCACACGGGCCGGCACGGCCCGCGCCGGCGCAGCCGCCCGTCGCCCCGCAGCGCGCCGTACCGCCGCTGGGGACCGGGCCGCGGGCCGCCGACAGGCGACGTGCCGCGGAGCCGTCGCGCGCCTCGGGGACCGAACCGACGGCCGTCGCCGCGATGGTCGCCGCGGTCGTCGGATTCCTGGTTCCCCTCGTCGGGATCCTCGCCATCGTGCTCGGCGGCATCGGCGCGGACCGGGCCCGACGTCGGGGCACCGCCGGGCGGCGGATGGCGCGCACGGCGACCGTGCTCGGCTCGATCCAGGTCGTCGTCACCACTGCCGTCGTCGTCGGCGGCCTGCTGCTGTGGAACGCCGTCGCGGACGACCTGCGGCGAGGGCTCGACCAGATCGAGGGCACCTCGCTGCCCGAGCTGTCCCTGCCAGACCTCGCGCTCGACGGGCTGACCGGCGAGTGGACGCTCGACGACATCGGCGAGCTCGTCGGGACGGTCGGCCAGGTCGGTGAGCTCGGAGACCTCGCCGACCGGTGCCAGACCGGGGACGTCACCGCCTGCGACGACCTCGTCGGGCAGATCCCCGACGGCCTGCTCCCGACGCCCTGA